The bacterium genome segment CTTCCTGCCCGGAGGGCACGTGGAGTTCGGCGAACCGGCAGAGGTTGCGCTGGCCCGGGAGCTTCAGGAGGAGCTGGGGATCGTGGCGGAAATCGGCAGGTTCCTGGGAGCGATTGAGCACGCTTGGGACGACGCGCATGGGCGGAGCCACGAGCTGAACCTGGTGTTCGAGGTCACCTGGCCCGGGCTCGACAAACCGGCCCCGGTTCGATCGGCGGAACCGCACCTCGAGTTCGTCTGGCAGCCCACGGACCGGCTCGCCGCAGTCAACCTGCTGCCCACGGTGCTCTGCGACGTCCTGCCGCGGTGGCTCGACGCCCGAGCCGGCAGCGGCTGGAGCAGCACGCTACGGTAGGGCACCGGCAGGCGGCTGGGCGCTGCCGAGCTACGGCCCGGCACCTGCGCGCCGCTCGCGCTCCTCGACCGCCCGGTGTATGCGGGCCATGACCGGCACACCACCGACGATGAGCACGACCTCGCTCAGCAGGAGCGGCGGAAACAGCACCGCAAACGGCACGGCCAGCAGCACCGACAGCATCAGGCCCACGGCCGCGGCGATTACCACAGCGTAGGCCGCGGCCCCGGCCCACGCGGACCGCCGGCCAATCGCAATACACAGCCACGCGCCGGCCAGGTTGGCCAGCGGCATAAGCCCGAGTTCCCAGATGCCTGCCTGCGGGCTGGTGATGTTGCTGAGGAAGTTACCGAGCACGAAGGCCGCCGCCAGGTGAGGGCGCCAGATGACCAGCGACTTCAGCGCCTCGGGGATCCGGAACTGAACCGGACCGTAGCTGATCGGGCCGAACGCCACGGTCAGCGCCGCGTATACGGCGGCGATGACGCAAACCTCGGCGAGGGCCCGCTGGCTGCCCGGCCGCGACGCCATCCCGGACTACTCCTGCGGGCCGCCGGCCGCCTGTCCTGCCCCAGGCGCCTGCCCCGAACAGGCGCTCTCCTGCGGCCAGCGGGCCCGGACGGTGGTGTGGACCCCGCCGCGGACGTTGTAGTCGAGCACCAGCTCCATCCACTGCGGAGCGGCGGCGGCCACCAGGTCGGTCAGGATGCGGTTGGCCGCGTGCTCCTGGTAGATGCCGACGTTGCGGTAGGAGTGCAGGTAGTACTTGAACGACTTTAGCTCCAGCACGCGCTCGCGTGGAACGTAGCGCACCGTCAGCCGGCCGAAGTCGGGCAGGCCGGACCACGGGCAGACGGCCGTGAACTCGTCGGTCGCTATCTCCACGACGGCGTCGCTGCCCGGGTACTCGTAGGGGAAGGCCTCCAGCAGACCGGGGTTGATGCGCTCGTAGCCCTGTTGATCCATGCGACCCTCCCTCCTGGCCAGCATCATACGCGCGGCGGCTCCCGACCCGCAAGGCAGCGCAGCCGGCAATGCAGCCCACGTGCAAGGCATCCGTGCGGATGACGACGAAGAGCACCGCAACAACGACGGAGGTACGGGGATGCCGGTAGTTGGGAAGGCGCACAGGCGCACCGACGGTCTCGAAAAGATAACGGGTGCGGCCAGGTACACCGAGGACCTACGCCTGAGCGGGATGCTGCATGTGCGGCTGCTGCTCAGCCCCTTTCCGCGGGCGCGCATCGTGCGGCTGGACCGCGGCCCGGCACTGGCGACTCCCGGCGTCGCTGCCGTAATGACCGCGGACGACCTGGCCCGGCTGGGGAACGGCGCCTCCCGCCTGCTGGCCGGACCCTTGACCAGGTACACCGGCGAGCCGGTCGCGGTGGTGCTGGGTGAGAGCGAGACGGCCGCCTCCGACGGGCTCGATGCACTCCGTGCGTCGGTGGAGTTCGAGCCGCTGACCGCGGTGCTGACCATGGACGAAGCGTTGCGCGAGGACGCCCCCCTGGTGCGCGAGTCGGCCGAGACCGAGGAGGACGACGCCGAGGCGCACGCGACGGTGGTCTTGCAGGAGAAGAAAGCCGACCGCCCCAGCAACGTGGCCAACCGGGTGGCGTTCACTCGCGGCAGCATCGAGGACGGCTTCCGGCAGGCCGAGGTGATCGTGCGCCGGACCTACACCACCTCGCGCATCCACCAGGGCTATCTGGAGCCACAGGCCGCGGTTGCCTTCGTGGACCCGGTAACCGGTGAGGTAACGATCTACACCTCCACGCAGGGCACGTTCTACCTCCGCGCGGAGACCGCCAAGCGGCTCGGCCTGCCCCAGCAGCAGGTTAAGATCGTCCCGATGACCGTGGGCGGAGCGTTCGGCGGCAAGATCGTGAACTTCCAGCCACTGGCCGCCGCGCTGGCGATGCTCGTGCGCCGGCCGGTGCGCATCGTCCTAACTCGAAACGAGGACTTCCTGGCGACGGAGCCTGCCCCGGCCAGCCGCATCACAGTCGAGCTGGGGGCCACGCGGGAAGGCGCCCTGACCGCCCTGCGGGCCAGGATCGAATTCGACTCCGGGTGTGAGCCCGGCGCGCCCCTCACGGTCGCCAGTCTCATGCTGGGTGGATACTACCGCATCCCCAACCTGTCGATTGAGGCCGTGGACATGCTCACCAACAAGCCCGCTGCAGGCGCCTATCGCGCGCCGGGTGTGCCGCAGGCAACCTTTGCCATCGAGTCGGCTATGAGCGAACTGGCCTCACTGCTGGGTGTGGATCCGATCGCATTTCGGTTGCGCCACGCCTCAGCTCCGGGCGACCCGATGCCCCACGGACGGCCGTGGCCCAACATGGGGCTCCGACAGGTGCTCGAGGCGCTGGACGCTCACCCGGTGCGCCGGCGTCCCCGGCGGGCGGGCGAGGGCATCGGCGTGGCGATCGGGGGCTGGCCCGGCGGGCTCGAATCGGCGACCGCCTGTGTGCGCGCGAACACCGACGGCACGTTCCAGATCGTCACGGGCGCGGTGGACATCACCGGCACGGCCACCACCATGGGCCTGATCGCCGCTGAGATCCTGGGAGTTGAACCGCACAAGGTACAGGTGGTCACGGCCGACACCAATCAGGCGCCCTACGCCGGGATGTCGGGCGGCAGCAAGATCACGTACACGGTCGGGGAAGCCGTCCGGCGTGCCGCCCTGGACGCGCGCCGCCAGATCCTGGCCATCGCCTCCGACCACCTGGAGGCCCGCCTCGAGGACCTGGAGATCGAGGGGGGCCGGGTGCACGTCCGGGGCTCACCCACGGCAGCCCTCTCGCTGGCTGAGATCGCCACGCTGAGCATGAAGTTCGGCGCCAAGTACCCTCCGGTGTTCGGACAGGGCTCCACCGCGATCGCGCGGCAGGCCCCGGGCTTCGCCGGGCATCTCGTGCGCGTGCGGGGGGACCGCGAGACCGGCGCGGTGGAGATCCTAGACTACGTGGTCGCGCAGGATGTGGGGTTCGCGATCAACCCGCCTGAAGTGGAAGGACAGATCCATGGGGCCGTGGCGCAGGGGATCGGCTGGGCCCTGCTGGAGCAGGTGGTCTACGACGAGAACGGCGGCCTGCTGACCGGGACCCTCGCCGACTACGCGCTGCCCCGGTCGTCTGCGGTGCCGCCGGTGGACGTTGTGCTGATCGAGCTCCCCTCGGACGAGGGGCCGTTCGGCGCCAAGGGCGTGGGCGAGCCGCCGGTGATTCCAGGCGCGGCGGCGATCGTGAACGCTATCGCGGACGCGACGGGGGTGAGGATGACAGCGCTGCCTGCGACGGCCGGGCACCTCGCCCTTGCGTCGGGCCGCGGCATGCAGGAATCGGGCTGAATCCCGCGAATGGCCACTAGGTGGTATAGTTGTACCGGCACGGTTCGGCGGACAACTCGGACACCGCCGTCCGCGCACAAAACAGTACATCATCTGGAGGTGTTGTATGCGTAGATCACTCATCGCGCTGGCGGTGGTTGCGGTCATGGTCCTGGCCGCCAGTGTTCCGGCTTCGGCCCAGTCGTGGTTCCAGCTCCGCTTCAACCCGTCCAACGCCGATTGGAAGCAGACCCCCCCGATCTGGGGGGACCTTCCATACAAGTTCAACACGACCATGTTCGGGGGAACGGCCTTCATCCAGCCTCCGGGGTACGGGGTGGGGCTGAGGTTCAACATCGACTCCGGATCGCTCGGGTCCTGGTCTCCCTTGACCTTCTACGACGGCGGTACCTGGAGATACTACGACATCAGCGTGGGGCTCCCCCTCTCCCTGGGCACGGGGTCTATGCTTCTGTTCGCCGGTTACGGCAATCACTCGTGGAAGGCAACCGACGGCGGAACCACAATCTCCACTCAGGACGCCAGCGGCATAGTCTTCGGCGCCGACATGAGGCTCCCGCTGTCAGGGGCGTGGTATGCGACCGGTTCCCTAACGTTTGGCTCCGGGCTCAAGTACAAGTACGCCAACCCGGGGTTCTGGGATCCAAGAGCCGAGGGGACGGCCAACACGAGCGTGTACTCGGCCGCCTTGGGCTACATGCTACCCAACTACCCCTTGAACGTCGAGCTTGGGTGGCGATCCGGAGGGTTCAGTGTCACTTCGATCACCAGCGGCGACACGAGTGCCGCCGGACAGGACGTGCGCTGGTCAGGGTGGTTCCTCGGGTTGTCAACGCGCCGGTAGGGGCACACTGGCTCAGTCGCGGGCACGCTCGACTCGAACGCCGGCCGATCTGAACGCGGCCGGCGTTCGGTTTTCTCGCGGCATGCCGGTTGCGACCACCCCGTTTGAACCGCTATCATGGAAGGCGCGGCCATACATGGGGACGTAGCTCAGTGGGAGAGCACCTGCTTTGCACGCAGGGGGTCAGGGGTTCGAATCCCCTCGTCTCCACCAGCCCTACCCCTCGTCGGTGTACTCTTCATATACCTTGCCTACCATCTTCGCCGAGGGCTTGAGCGTCTTGTCTCCCTCCTTCCTCCACTTCGAGGGAGTGCCCTCATCGCCGTGCTTGGCCAGGCGCAGGTTGGCCTTGAGCTTCCTGAGCAGCTCTTCAACGTTCCTGCCCAAGTTGTAGTAGTTGACTTCTGAGTTGAGGAGCATCCCTTGGGGGTTGATGATGAACGCCCCCCTCAGCGCGAGCCCTGTGTCCTCATCGTAGACGCCGAACAGCCTCGAGACGTTGCCGGTGGGATCGGCCCCCATCGAATACCTGACGTCCTTCAGCATCTTCTCGTTCTTCTGCCACGCAAGATGGACGTACTTCGTGTCTGTGCTTACGGTGACGACCTCGGCTCCCAGCCTATTGAACGCCTCATGCTGCTCTGCCAGAGCAGCGAATTCGGTCGCTCAGACAAAGGTGAAGTCGGCGGGGTAGAAGAACAGGATCGTCCACTTCCCGCCGGCGCGCAGCGCCTCGAGGCTGACCTCTCCGAAGTCGGCCTTGGACGGCTCAAACGTTTCGAGTCGGAAATCCGGCACATTCTGCCCAACCCTCAATCCGCAACAGCCCACACTCATGACGAAAACCCCCTTCGACTAGTCTCTCAGTCAGTTTCCGGAGGTTGTCCGGAGAGAGATGCATCCGGCATCTCCTCCTCTAATTTAACTGATCTGGCCGTGCGCTTATTCCATAGTGACTCACCGGATGGGCGGCAGACGCTCATGCGCTGGGGCTGGCTCTACGTGGCGATCTCGTCTTGCGCCTGCGGATGTCCTCAACGAACTCGAAATGGGAAACGGTGTCACGGGCCCGGCGTCTCCCCGAATCCCGACGGCTGCTTCCGCTCAAGTCCCGGATCTTTCCGCAGGGCCTCGACTGTCAGCGGCCTACCTGTGCGCGCGATGGCCCGCGCCAGCACTATTGGCAGCCGCTCGGCATCTTTCGGCAACCGGGCAGCCGGGCGTAAGCGGGAAGGAAGTGGGGCTGGCGGCCGATCATCCCTACGGGATGCCGGCTGACGACCTCGTTAAGGTGTTGGTGCCAGATATAGAAGGGAGGCGCCGCACCTCTGCGGCCATTCGGGTATAATGTGTCAAAGACATTAACGGCCGGGGTGCAACGGGGCCTGCCTCTTTGGGAGGGGACGCAATGACCATCGCAACCGAGCACCACTACATTGTTCGGGACGGCAACATCCTCCAGGGGGAGCCCATCGTCGGAGGCACTCGGACTTCGGTGCGCGCCATCGTGGAACTGTGGCGCCTCGGGGTCACACCAGAAGAGATTCCTGTGCATCTCCCCCACCTCACGCTTGCGCAGGTGTTTGACGCGTTGAGCTACTATGTAGACCACCAGGCCGAGATCCAGGCCTACATCGTCCGCAACGAGGTTCCCGACGACCTGACGCATCCGACTGCGCGCCCGGATGCCTAGGACACCGGCCCCGGTCTACCTCGACGAGGATGTGTCGGTTGTAGTCGCCGCGATCCTAAGAGCACGGGGCTTCGAGGCAGTCACCACAAGGGATGCGGGGCAACTCGGCCGGTCGGACTTCCAGCAACTGACCTTCGGGGCCGAGACCGGACGCGTGCTTCTCACCCATAACCGGGTTGACTTCGAGCGTTTGCACGGAGAGTGGTTGGGGGCCGATAGATCCCACGCTGGCATCGTCATTGCCCGGCGGCGTCCACCCGGGGATCTGGCTGCAAGAGTAGGGCGACTGCTCACCCGACTGGCCGCTGAAGATCTGAAGAACCAGCTTCTGTACGTCTGAGTCGCGGCCTGGAACGAAGGCGGGTTTGTCACGTTCCCGTAATCGCCTCCACCCGGACGCCAGTAGCCCGCACCAGGTCGCGCGGGTCAATCCAGATCTGCAGCCCCCGCACGCCCGCACTGATGCTTATCCGCGGGTGTTGCAGGGCGGAGGCGTCAATGAACGTCACGTAGGGCCGCCGTGTCGCCAGGGGCGATACGCCTCCCTTCACGTAGCCGACCAGCCGCATCAACTCTCCTGCATCCACCAACTCGACGCGCCGGGCACCCGCGCACCGCGCCAGCACCCGGAGGTCCAGTTCGTGACTGGCCGGGACGGATGCCAGCAGGACCGCGCCCTCGCTGGAGCGGACGACCAGCGTCTTGAACAGTTGGTCGGGCGAGATCCCGAGCCGTTCGACCGCCTCCGCGGCTGTGTGCGCCTCGGCCTCGAACTCCAAGAGGTCGTAGTGAATGCCAAGGGCATCCAGAATCCTCATCGCCCGCGTGCGCATTGTGGATTGGGAGTTCGGTGGGGAACCCCGCGGCGTCCTGCGCCATGCTGGCTTCAGCCTGAGGGGATAAGACGGGGCTTCTGGGGGCTTTAGCCGAAACAGAGCTCGCCAACCGTGTCGCTAAGGTCTATACTATCAACATGGTATTCANNNNNNNNNNTATTCAAATACCGTCGAGACGAACACCGCGTTCACCTGATTGTATATCACCTTGTCTGGACTCCGAAGCGCCGGAAGGCAGTCCTGGTCGGAGGAGTTGCCGCCGATTGTCAGAAACTCATCGAGAGGAAATGCGATGAGCAGGGATGGGAGATTCTGAAGTTGGCGGTACAGCCCGACCACATTCATCTGTTCGTGCAAGCGTGGCCGACCGTCTCGGCGGCGGAGATCGTGAAGGAGTGCAAGGGGCTTACCTCCCACGACCTGCGGCAGAAGTATCCCGTTCTCAAGCGTCTGCCCTCCCTCTGGACTCGTTCCTACTTCGCCGCGACAGCGGGCAACGTCTCAGCTGAGGCTATCAATCGCTACATCGCGGCACAGAAGGGTCTTTGATGCAGGCAACCTACCGCTATCGACTCTATCCCACGAAATCCCAGAAGCGCAAACTGGAAGCGACAATTGAAACGTGCCGCCGCTGGTATAACGCCTGCCTGGAGGAGCGCAAGTCTGCGTGGAACGAGCGGCAGGAGAGCGTCGGAAAGAACGCGCAGTTACGGAATGTCAAAGACTATCGCCGGGACAATCCCTTCGCGGCGCAATTGCACTCGCACATCCTCCAGGTCACAACCTGCGACCTGGATAAAGCCTTCCAGGCGTTCTTCCGCCGCGTCAAGGCGGGAGAGAACCCCGGCTATCCTCGCTTCCGCGGCAGGGACCGTTTCGACTCGTTTGGGTTGAAGGAGTACGGTAACGGATTCCGCCTGGACGGAAGGCGGTTGAAAGTCACGGGCATCGGACGGATTGCAGTGCGCTGGCACCGGCCGGTCAAGGGCGAGGTCAAGACCCTCCGCATCCGCAGGCAAGCGGGAGTCTGGTACGCTTCTTTCAGTTGTGATGCACAGCCCGAGTCGCTGCCTCCAACCGGGCGAGACATCGGAATAGACGCAGGCATCGCCAGCCTGCTTACCACGAGCGACGGCGAGCACATCGAAAACCCAAAGTGGTATCGGTCAGAGCAAGCCCGTTTGCGTATCCTGCAACGCCGGGTTGCACGTCGTAAGTTGGGAGGAGTCAATCGGCGTAAGGCGGTCCGGGCCGTTGCCTGCCAGCACGCATACGTGGCGAACCGCCGAACAGACTTCCTGAAGAAGTTGGTCTACGGCCTTGTCTCGCGCTACGACCGGATTGCAGTCGAGAACCTGCGAATCCCGAACCTGGTACGGAACCCGTACTTGGCAAAGAGCATCCTGGACGCCGGCTGGGGATACTTCCGAAAGCACCTGTCTTTCAAGGCAGCATGGGCCGGGAAGACAGTTGTGGCGGTCGCTCCAGCCTACACGTCCAAAACTTGCTCGGGTTGTGGGGCGCTCTTCGAAACCCTAACGTTAGCAGACCGTTGGGTGCGTTGCGATTGCGGCCTCTCGATGGACCGCGATGAAAACGCAGCCCTGAATCTGCTCGCGCTCGGACGGAGCGCGTGGGGCATAACGTGGCCGGTTGCGGCGAGCGTGCCCCAAGAAGCCGTTGGGCTTTAGCCCATGCGGAGCGTCACACGGTGAGCCAAGTTACCCTGCATCCGGGCATCCGCCCCACCCTGGCCGAGGTGGGCGAGGCGCCCCCCGGTGAGTTCACGCCTGCCCGGTTCCAGCAAGAGGCCCTCTCGGCGCTGGGATCGCGAGACGTCCTGGTTTCGGCGCCGACCGGCAGCGGCAAGACGTGGATCGCGCAGGAGGCGATCCGCGCCTGGCTGACGGCCGGAGGCCAGAGCTGGTACACCACGCCGCTGAAGGCGCTCTCAAACCAGAAGTTCCGCCAGTTCCAGCGGCTGTTTGGGGAAGAGGCGGTCGGCCTGGTGACCGGGGAGCGGCGCATCAACCCCCGCGCGCCGGTCATCGTGGGCACCACCGAGATCCTCCGCAACATCCTCTATGCCGGGGACGGCGGCATCGCGTTCATCGTCCTCGACGAGGCGCACTACATCGGAGATACGGAGCGCGGCACGGCCTGGGAGGAGATCCTGCTCCTCTCACCTCCCAATGCGCGGCTCCTGCTGCTGTCCGCCTCGATTCCCAACGTGGACGAACTGGCCGGCTGGATGAGCGAGATCCGCGGCCGGCCGCCGGCGGTCGTGCTGGAGGATCAGCGTCCGGTCCCACTGCGGCTGCTCCTGGCCGACGGTGGCGGCGGCCTCCTCCCGCCCGCGCTGGCCGGAAAGGTGCGGCGCGAGGAGCGTCGTCGGGGTTGGCTGACCGAACTGGTGCGCCAGCTCGAGGCCGGCAACCTGCTGCCCGCGATCCTCTTCTTCCCCTCACGCCGCGAGTGCGACGTGGCCGTCCGCGAATTGTCCGCGCTTCGGCTGCCCGGCGCGGAAGAGCGCGCCAGGGCGCTCGGCAGGTGGGAGTCGGAGTACCCCACGCTGCTGGGCCATGCCTACCGGCACACGTTGATCCAGTGCGGGATCGCGCCCCACCACGCAGGGCACCTGATGGCCTGGCGCCTTGCGGTTGAGGACCTGCTGGGCCTCGGCCTGGTGCGCGCGGTCGCCGCCACGACGACGCTGGCGAGCGGGCTGGATGTGCCAGCGCGCACCGTGGCGTTGTCCACCCTTGTACGCAACAGCCCGGAAGGACCGGTCTCGCTCTCGGCAACCGAGTTCCAGCAGATGTCCGGCCGGGCCGGCCGCAGGGGTCGCGACCGCGTAGGCGTGGTGGTTATCCCGGCATCCGACCGCGGCGAGGCTCAGCTCGGCCTGGCCCTGTCTGGAGCAGAAGCCGAGCCGGTGACCTCCGCGTTCACCCCCACCTACTCGCAGGTGCTGAACCTGCTGTCGCGGAGGGACCTCCGCACCGCGCTCGCCGAGATCAGCAGGTCGTTCGCCGCCTACCAGGGCCTGCTGGGCCGCCGGATGCGGCTGCCGCGAAAGCTGCCCGACGGAGAGATCGCGGAGGCGGCCGCCCGGGCGCGCGACGGCTTGAGCACCGAGTTCCTGCTGCGGGCCGGAGTGCTGCAGTCGTTGGGATACCTCGACCGCAACGCGTGCCTGACCGAGAACGGCAGGTGGGCGATGCGGCTGCGGCACACACGCCTGCTGATCCTCGCGGAGCTCGTGCGACGCAAGCAGGTCCCCCCTACCGGCCCGCGGCTGGCCGCGGTCGCAGCCGCGCTGGGCACGGAACGGCCACCCCGGGGCGGCGGAGGCAAGGCGCGCCTGGCGGCGGTCGCGCACGTCGTGGACGAGGTCGCGCGCCTGGAGCGGCAGTTCGGGGTCGCCCCCGACCCTGTGGCGGGAGAGTTCAAGGCGGAATGGCACCGCACGCGCCGGCGGCTGGTGCCGTCGCCGGCCGAGCGCCGTGCCGATGTCTTGGAGGCGTGGGCGCGAGGCGCGGAGTGGACCCGACTGGTGGCCGAGGCTGAGGCCGAGGAAGGCGACCTGCAGCGCACCATCCTGCAGGCGGCAGAGGTACTGATGCAGATCGAGAATCTTCCCATGCCCGAGCTGCGGGCCCTGGCGCGGGCAACGCGGGAGGCGCTGCTGCGGCCGCCCGTCGTCTGATCGGGGTCTAGCCAGGCGGTATGTTGGGTATGAAACCCATACCAGGGGTCTGGAGCGCCACGGGCCACTTCCCACGCCGGATGGGTCTGGAGGCGTATTGGTGATGCATCATCGGTCTCAGGATGGTTTCACGCTCATAGAACTCGTGATGGTCGGCGCCATCGCGGCGGTGCTCGTCGCGGCTTCGGTGGGCCAGTACCAGGAGTTCATAAGCAACCAGCGCCTCCACACCTGGGCGGAGACGATCGCCACCGACCTGCGGGCCGGCCAGCAGGTAAGCGTCTCGCAGCGCCGGATGGTCGTGGCCGTGTTCGACAGTAACCTCTACACCATCACTGCCGAGAGCGCAGTGATAAAGATAGGCCACCTGCCTCCCGATATCATCAGCACTCTGCAGACGATCAACTTCTCCTCCCTAGGGACGACCACGACCGCGGGCACGATCATGTTGCGCAGCCAGATGACCAACCGGACGCGGCAGATCTCGGTCGCAGCCGCAACCGGCCGCGTGAGGATTGATTGATGGCATCTCTGGCCGCGGCGAGGGTGAGGGGACGCAGCTACCGGGACGGCCAGCAGGGGTTCACACTGCTTGAGGTCATGGTCGGCATGCTGCTCCTCTCGGCGATCGTAATAATGCTCAGCCAGGGATACATGGCCGCGATCAGTCGGGCCGGGGAGATAGGCGACCACTCGACCGGGGCCGCTTGGATGCAGGCCATGGTGGATCACCTGCGCAACACCGGCTATGCCGGGGTCAGCGGCTCCTGGACCGAGACGGCGGCAAGCTGCGCATCGCCGGAACCCTGCCTTCCCGATGTGTTCAGCCGGGCGGAGATACAGGCGGCGGGCACGGCCGTTCCACTCCTCAAACAGGTCAACATCACGCTGTTCCGAAAGGGCATTGCGGCACCGTTCCTCGCCCTGTCCACGTATTTCACCGACATCAGGTTCCCGTGATGGAACACACCAGGGTGCGGCGAGTGGCAATGGTGCAGCGGGTGGTGCGGAGCGGCGACGAGCGTGGGATGACGCTGGTCGAGGTGCTGGCCGCGCTGGCGATCGGGTCGCTGGTGATGGCCACGATCTACCTGGCGTTGGGCACCGCGATCCGAGCGCGCCTGCTCGTGGAGAGCACCGTCCACAACCAGCAGCACGGGCGCCTGGTCATCCAGTGGGTCGCCGACCGCCTGAGGCAGGCCGGCTACGCGGTCAGCCCGGCCAGCACCATTCCCAGGTGCCGCGACGCGATCGTGGCCGAGGACGGTGCGCTGACACCAACGGCGACGCGCCTCTATTTCAATACCGACCTAGACGGCGTAGGCGTAGGCAACCCTACCCAAACGATCGGGTTCGGCCTGGGTACGGAAACCGTCGGCGGGACCTCCGTGAACGTGGTGCAGGAATCGGTCACCGACTGCACGGGCGGCGCGACAGAGCGGGTGGCCGGCGTCACCGACCCCACCTCGGTGGCGATCACTTCTCTCACGTTTGAGTACTACGATGCGAGCGGCGCCGTTGTTGTCAACCCAAGTACCCTTACGGCCATCCGATCAATCCGCATGGTCCGCGTCACGATGGTCGAGCGGGCGGCGGCAGGTGCACTGGGATCAAGGGAGCAGACATGGACGGTTCTGGTCAACCTCAGGAATCCAGACCCGCGCACGCTGTGAATCCACCTATCCCGCATGATCTGCGGCGTCAGCGACGGCGGACCGGCGCCTGTGGCAACGAACGCGGCAACGTCCTGCTAGTGATCCTGCTGTTCCTCATCGCGGCCGGCGTGCTCACGGTCGGCCTGCTCAGCAGCCTGCTCGGCGAGATCCAGGGCGGGTTCTCCTACCGCCACGGCGTGCAGGCGCTGGCTGTGGCCGAGGCAGGCATCCACTTTGCGGTCGCCAGGATCAACGAGACCGGCGGGACCTATCCGGGCGAGAGCAACAGGCAGATGGTGCACCCGACCCAGGGAGTCCTGGGCGTGTTCGACGTGGAGGTGCGTTGCTCGAACGGCACGGTCCCCGGGAGTCCAAACCCCTGTGCAGTCGCGCCCCAGCCGAACGAACGCATCGTCAGCGCCATCGGGTTCGTCCCGGACAGGACGCGGTCGCTGGGCCGGCGTACCGTGGTCATCGTGTTGCGCCAGGCCATGTTGACGTCCCTGGACTTCGCGGTCTGCGGCCGCGATGGCGTTACGCTCGACCGCGACACGGACACCTACGGCAATGTGGGCAGTAACGCCAACATCTCGCTCCTAGGGCCACCTACGACGCCGGGCTCGCTCGCCCGTACCTATGCCTACGGCGGCCAGCCGGGCAATGCCACCGCCGGCGGCACAGTGACCTGCTCTGGTTCGT includes the following:
- a CDS encoding NUDIX domain-containing protein — encoded protein: MTAAIEIIARAVITAERHLLLARKKGAAHTFLPGGHVEFGEPAEVALARELQEELGIVAEIGRFLGAIEHAWDDAHGRSHELNLVFEVTWPGLDKPAPVRSAEPHLEFVWQPTDRLAAVNLLPTVLCDVLPRWLDARAGSGWSSTLR
- a CDS encoding QueT transporter family protein, with the translated sequence MASRPGSQRALAEVCVIAAVYAALTVAFGPISYGPVQFRIPEALKSLVIWRPHLAAAFVLGNFLSNITSPQAGIWELGLMPLANLAGAWLCIAIGRRSAWAGAAAYAVVIAAAVGLMLSVLLAVPFAVLFPPLLLSEVVLIVGGVPVMARIHRAVEERERRAGAGP
- the queF gene encoding preQ(1) synthase, with the translated sequence MMLARREGRMDQQGYERINPGLLEAFPYEYPGSDAVVEIATDEFTAVCPWSGLPDFGRLTVRYVPRERVLELKSFKYYLHSYRNVGIYQEHAANRILTDLVAAAAPQWMELVLDYNVRGGVHTTVRARWPQESACSGQAPGAGQAAGGPQE
- a CDS encoding xanthine dehydrogenase family protein molybdopterin-binding subunit, giving the protein MPVVGKAHRRTDGLEKITGAARYTEDLRLSGMLHVRLLLSPFPRARIVRLDRGPALATPGVAAVMTADDLARLGNGASRLLAGPLTRYTGEPVAVVLGESETAASDGLDALRASVEFEPLTAVLTMDEALREDAPLVRESAETEEDDAEAHATVVLQEKKADRPSNVANRVAFTRGSIEDGFRQAEVIVRRTYTTSRIHQGYLEPQAAVAFVDPVTGEVTIYTSTQGTFYLRAETAKRLGLPQQQVKIVPMTVGGAFGGKIVNFQPLAAALAMLVRRPVRIVLTRNEDFLATEPAPASRITVELGATREGALTALRARIEFDSGCEPGAPLTVASLMLGGYYRIPNLSIEAVDMLTNKPAAGAYRAPGVPQATFAIESAMSELASLLGVDPIAFRLRHASAPGDPMPHGRPWPNMGLRQVLEALDAHPVRRRPRRAGEGIGVAIGGWPGGLESATACVRANTDGTFQIVTGAVDITGTATTMGLIAAEILGVEPHKVQVVTADTNQAPYAGMSGGSKITYTVGEAVRRAALDARRQILAIASDHLEARLEDLEIEGGRVHVRGSPTAALSLAEIATLSMKFGAKYPPVFGQGSTAIARQAPGFAGHLVRVRGDRETGAVEILDYVVAQDVGFAINPPEVEGQIHGAVAQGIGWALLEQVVYDENGGLLTGTLADYALPRSSAVPPVDVVLIELPSDEGPFGAKGVGEPPVIPGAAAIVNAIADATGVRMTALPATAGHLALASGRGMQESG
- a CDS encoding peroxiredoxin; the encoded protein is MSVGCCGLRVGQNVPDFRLETFEPSKADFGEVSLEALRAGGKWTILFFYPADFTFVUATEFAALAEQHEAFNRLGAEVVTVSTDTKYVHLAWQKNEKMLKDVRYSMGADPTGNVSRLFGVYDEDTGLALRGAFIINPQGMLLNSEVNYYNLGRNVEELLRKLKANLRLAKHGDEGTPSKWRKEGDKTLKPSAKMVGKVYEEYTDEG
- a CDS encoding DUF433 domain-containing protein, encoding MTIATEHHYIVRDGNILQGEPIVGGTRTSVRAIVELWRLGVTPEEIPVHLPHLTLAQVFDALSYYVDHQAEIQAYIVRNEVPDDLTHPTARPDA
- a CDS encoding DUF5615 family PIN-like protein; the protein is MPRTPAPVYLDEDVSVVVAAILRARGFEAVTTRDAGQLGRSDFQQLTFGAETGRVLLTHNRVDFERLHGEWLGADRSHAGIVIARRRPPGDLAARVGRLLTRLAAEDLKNQLLYV
- a CDS encoding YbaK/EbsC family protein, translating into MRILDALGIHYDLLEFEAEAHTAAEAVERLGISPDQLFKTLVVRSSEGAVLLASVPASHELDLRVLARCAGARRVELVDAGELMRLVGYVKGGVSPLATRRPYVTFIDASALQHPRISISAGVRGLQIWIDPRDLVRATGVRVEAITGT
- the tnpA gene encoding IS200/IS605 family transposase, which codes for MIVYHLVWTPKRRKAVLVGGVAADCQKLIERKCDEQGWEILKLAVQPDHIHLFVQAWPTVSAAEIVKECKGLTSHDLRQKYPVLKRLPSLWTRSYFAATAGNVSAEAINRYIAAQKGL
- a CDS encoding transposase codes for the protein MQATYRYRLYPTKSQKRKLEATIETCRRWYNACLEERKSAWNERQESVGKNAQLRNVKDYRRDNPFAAQLHSHILQVTTCDLDKAFQAFFRRVKAGENPGYPRFRGRDRFDSFGLKEYGNGFRLDGRRLKVTGIGRIAVRWHRPVKGEVKTLRIRRQAGVWYASFSCDAQPESLPPTGRDIGIDAGIASLLTTSDGEHIENPKWYRSEQARLRILQRRVARRKLGGVNRRKAVRAVACQHAYVANRRTDFLKKLVYGLVSRYDRIAVENLRIPNLVRNPYLAKSILDAGWGYFRKHLSFKAAWAGKTVVAVAPAYTSKTCSGCGALFETLTLADRWVRCDCGLSMDRDENAALNLLALGRSAWGITWPVAASVPQEAVGL